In the Clostridium beijerinckii genome, one interval contains:
- a CDS encoding sensor histidine kinase codes for MTERTKICLKNSVLFSVLISILAQIYIYPFNSRFVLGVGVIVIGLIFSISENIYPVLIGIITGTITASIRSIGLLMSSSSYSNDIIMQFMPAAIFYIIYGILGTIFSLTRRNKSIIHLYLSLISFDIICNTAEILVRNMFSISTIKVIIVTALVRAFIQCSAFLIYKYQKLYIKTLEHQKRYAELNLMVSKIYAEAFYLQKSTNDLNTIMREAYNLYEMNKDKEEFSVKALSLAQNAHEIRKNNDRVLRGINQLVQNVEKAEYMSMSEIFCIISDNTKRQIDNVNSNIFIKFKLEEDYSIKRYYDIFAILNNLIINAIEACSGDNMINVIGEISQKELLLDVSDNGTGIDKDVLPYIFNIGFSTKFNEETGAMSTGIGLCHVKNLLENLGGSIEVESDIDRGTKFLVKIPLSSI; via the coding sequence ATGACAGAGAGAACTAAGATTTGTTTAAAGAATAGTGTATTATTTTCTGTTCTGATAAGTATTTTGGCGCAAATATATATTTATCCATTTAATAGCAGGTTTGTTTTGGGAGTTGGAGTCATTGTAATTGGGCTTATATTTTCTATATCGGAAAATATATATCCTGTTTTAATCGGAATAATCACAGGAACTATAACTGCCTCTATTCGTAGCATTGGATTATTAATGTCATCTTCTAGTTATTCAAATGATATTATAATGCAGTTTATGCCGGCAGCTATTTTTTATATTATTTATGGTATTTTAGGAACTATATTTTCACTAACTAGGAGAAATAAGTCTATAATACATTTATACTTGTCATTAATAAGCTTTGATATAATATGCAACACAGCAGAAATACTTGTTAGAAATATGTTTTCTATATCAACTATAAAAGTTATTATAGTAACAGCACTTGTTAGAGCATTTATACAATGTTCAGCTTTTTTAATATATAAATATCAAAAATTATATATTAAGACACTAGAGCATCAAAAACGTTATGCTGAATTAAATTTAATGGTGTCAAAAATATATGCGGAGGCTTTTTATTTACAAAAATCAACAAATGATTTAAATACTATAATGAGGGAAGCTTACAATTTGTATGAAATGAATAAGGATAAAGAAGAATTTTCAGTTAAGGCGTTATCACTTGCACAAAATGCTCATGAAATCCGTAAAAATAATGACCGGGTTCTTAGAGGAATCAATCAATTAGTACAAAATGTTGAGAAGGCGGAGTACATGTCTATGTCAGAGATTTTCTGCATAATATCTGATAATACAAAAAGACAAATAGATAATGTAAATTCTAATATATTTATAAAATTCAAGCTAGAAGAAGATTATTCGATAAAAAGATATTATGATATATTTGCTATTCTAAATAATTTAATTATTAACGCAATTGAGGCATGCAGTGGCGATAATATGATAAATGTGATTGGGGAAATTTCGCAAAAAGAATTACTACTTGATGTTTCAGATAATGGGACAGGTATTGATAAAGATGTACTTCCGTATATATTTAATATAGGATTTTCAACAAAATTCAATGAGGAGACAGGGGCAATGTCTACGGGGATTGGGTTATGTCATGTAAAAAATCTCTTAGAGAATTTGGGAGGAAGTATAGAAGTTGAAAGTGATATTGATAGGGGCACTAAGTTTTTAGTGAAAATACCGTTATCTAGTATATAA
- a CDS encoding response regulator transcription factor: MPKIMIIEDNENIKKELVEFLKRYGYEAYAPANFENIVKVALKDEPDLILLDINLPYYDGYYICKEIRKEKNIPIIIVTSRDSEMDEIMSMNLGADDFITKPYNTQILLARITAVLRRTLGNNSISEIVEHNGLKLNVSNGSVIFGDEKIDLTKNEFRILLCLMKNKECIVSREDLMDYLWNSDLYIDDNTLSVNVTRLRKKLQEIGFKDGIETKRGIGYILL, translated from the coding sequence ATGCCTAAAATCATGATAATAGAAGATAATGAGAATATAAAAAAAGAGCTTGTAGAGTTTTTAAAAAGATATGGTTATGAAGCTTATGCACCAGCTAATTTTGAAAATATAGTAAAAGTAGCACTAAAGGATGAACCGGATTTAATTCTGTTAGATATAAATCTTCCATATTATGATGGCTATTATATCTGTAAGGAAATAAGGAAAGAAAAGAATATACCTATAATAATAGTAACTAGCAGAGATAGTGAGATGGATGAGATTATGAGTATGAATCTTGGAGCGGATGATTTTATAACAAAGCCATATAATACGCAAATACTTCTTGCAAGAATAACGGCTGTATTAAGAAGAACTCTAGGGAACAATTCGATTTCTGAGATAGTTGAACACAATGGTTTAAAGCTAAATGTTTCTAATGGAAGCGTGATATTTGGAGATGAAAAGATTGATCTTACTAAAAATGAATTTAGGATACTGCTTTGTCTTATGAAAAATAAAGAGTGTATAGTTAGCAGAGAAGATTTAATGGATTATTTATGGAATTCAGACCTTTATATTGACGATAATACTTTGTCAGTGAATGTTACTAGGTTAAGAAAAAAACTTCAGGAAATTGGATTTAAAGATGGAATAGAGACTAAGAGAGGAATTGGTTATATATTACTATGA
- a CDS encoding amino acid ABC transporter permease: MNGPFAIFKWEALFKDFNIFLEGFLTTLEVSILGLILALMLGIIFGVLSTSKIKIFKVINRIYVEVIQNTPLVIQVFFLFNGLPYIKVVLPVFLIGILGVGVYHGAYISEVVRTGITSIPKGQFEAAKSQGFSHTQTMRYIILPQTVKIIIPPLANQLVNLIKNTSVLAMIAGGDLMYTADSWSSANMYYGPAYVITGALYFIMCYPLAMISRKLELREKKKALVDIEDSITEQSVATEGGL; encoded by the coding sequence ATGAACGGACCTTTTGCAATATTTAAGTGGGAAGCACTTTTTAAAGATTTTAATATATTTCTTGAGGGATTCTTAACAACACTTGAAGTATCAATACTAGGGCTTATACTTGCCTTAATGCTTGGAATTATTTTTGGAGTACTTTCTACAAGCAAAATAAAAATTTTTAAGGTAATAAATAGAATATATGTAGAGGTGATTCAGAATACACCTCTTGTAATTCAGGTATTCTTTCTATTTAATGGATTACCATATATAAAGGTGGTATTACCGGTGTTTTTAATTGGAATACTTGGAGTAGGTGTATACCATGGAGCATATATATCAGAAGTTGTGAGAACTGGTATAACATCAATACCAAAAGGACAATTTGAGGCTGCAAAATCTCAAGGATTTTCTCATACTCAAACTATGAGGTATATAATATTACCTCAAACTGTAAAGATTATAATACCACCACTTGCGAATCAACTGGTAAATCTAATAAAGAATACTTCAGTATTAGCTATGATTGCAGGTGGAGATCTAATGTATACAGCTGATTCTTGGTCAAGTGCCAATATGTACTATGGCCCAGCATATGTTATAACTGGAGCATTATATTTTATAATGTGTTATCCATTAGCAATGATTTCAAGAAAGCTTGAACTTAGAGAGAAAAAGAAAGCATTAGTTGATATTGAAGATTCTATAACAGAACAATCCGTTGCAACAGAGGGAGGGCTATAA
- a CDS encoding AzlD domain-containing protein: protein MNSYVWSVIIGGCIVTMLPRVLPITILSKIKLNKKVEEFLTYIPISILASLIVAELLITDNKFLLQGKSPELLATIPTILIALKKNNLLLTVLTGIISIAILRLIF, encoded by the coding sequence ATGAATTCTTATGTATGGAGTGTTATCATAGGTGGTTGTATTGTAACTATGTTGCCGAGAGTTTTACCAATAACTATATTATCAAAGATAAAATTAAATAAGAAAGTGGAAGAGTTTTTGACATATATACCTATATCTATACTAGCTTCATTAATAGTAGCAGAACTTTTAATTACCGATAATAAATTTTTACTTCAAGGAAAATCTCCAGAATTGCTTGCTACAATACCAACAATACTGATTGCTCTTAAGAAAAATAATTTATTATTAACAGTGCTAACAGGAATTATTTCAATAGCAATTTTAAGATTAATATTTTAA
- a CDS encoding AEC family transporter, with protein sequence MEIIFTIVGQVSIMYILMAIGFIVYRKKLINEDGAKQISNLLVWVINPMIMLTRYQMEFSIDKLKELGISFFISLCAMLIGFFVGKIVFKKDQRIDKFAIGFANAGFIGIPLVTSIMGIEKVFFLSAYLVCFNILSYTYGIYTVSNNKSLITLKSVLFNPGIIAVAFGLLVFISPVKLPKLFYDAFNLVGQTNTPIAMILLGTYIAKSKLITLFNDKHAYFVAFIKLIVIPVIIMILFKFLPPYLIEIKKVVLIAMATPVGLTVPMFSQMYGGDYEYGAKLVGLSTLLSLITIPIILYLANVIW encoded by the coding sequence ATGGAGATTATTTTTACAATAGTTGGACAAGTAAGTATCATGTACATATTAATGGCAATTGGATTTATAGTCTACCGCAAAAAATTAATTAATGAAGATGGAGCCAAACAAATATCTAATCTTTTAGTTTGGGTTATCAATCCAATGATTATGTTAACACGCTATCAAATGGAATTTTCTATAGATAAGTTAAAGGAGCTAGGAATTTCTTTTTTTATTTCGTTATGTGCAATGTTAATAGGCTTTTTTGTGGGTAAAATTGTCTTTAAGAAAGATCAGAGAATAGATAAATTTGCAATCGGATTTGCAAATGCGGGATTTATTGGAATCCCACTAGTTACTAGCATAATGGGGATAGAAAAGGTGTTTTTTTTATCAGCATACCTAGTTTGTTTTAATATACTGAGTTACACTTATGGAATATATACAGTATCAAATAATAAAAGTTTAATTACCTTAAAAAGTGTTTTGTTTAATCCTGGAATAATAGCTGTGGCATTTGGATTGCTTGTTTTTATTTCACCCGTAAAGCTGCCAAAGCTTTTTTATGATGCGTTTAACTTAGTTGGACAAACCAATACGCCTATTGCTATGATTTTACTTGGTACGTATATTGCTAAGTCAAAACTAATTACACTATTTAATGATAAACATGCTTACTTTGTAGCGTTTATAAAACTTATCGTTATTCCAGTTATAATAATGATATTATTTAAATTTTTACCACCGTATTTAATAGAAATAAAAAAAGTTGTATTAATAGCTATGGCTACGCCAGTAGGGCTTACGGTACCAATGTTTTCCCAGATGTATGGAGGAGATTATGAGTATGGAGCTAAATTAGTTGGCTTAAGCACATTGCTATCACTGATTACTATACCAATAATTTTGTATCTGGCAAATGTTATTTGGTAA
- a CDS encoding transporter substrate-binding domain-containing protein — MKLRKLFLALGLGVCMMMAGCSSSTPTNTGGNTAEAKEIQAIKDRGVLKVGVKVDVPKYGYKNPQTGEMEGLEIDLSKAIAKKILGDESKVEFQGVTAKTRGPLLDNGEIDMVAATFTITDERKKSYNFSDPYIKDGVGLLVKKSLGASSLKDLDGKTIGVAQSATTKTALQKEAEKEGITLKFSELGGYPELKAALDSGRIDCFAVDASILNGYVDDSTVILNDRYDPQEYGIATKKDNTELAKEVNEVINDMKSSGEIDKLIAKWDIK, encoded by the coding sequence ATGAAATTGAGAAAATTATTTTTAGCGTTAGGATTAGGTGTATGTATGATGATGGCTGGATGTAGCTCATCAACACCAACAAATACAGGAGGAAATACTGCGGAAGCAAAAGAAATACAAGCAATAAAAGATAGAGGCGTATTAAAGGTTGGGGTAAAAGTTGATGTACCTAAATATGGTTACAAAAATCCACAGACAGGTGAAATGGAAGGTTTAGAAATTGATTTATCAAAAGCAATAGCGAAAAAAATATTAGGAGATGAAAGTAAAGTTGAATTTCAAGGGGTTACAGCTAAAACAAGAGGACCACTTCTTGATAATGGAGAAATAGATATGGTTGCTGCTACATTTACAATAACGGATGAAAGAAAAAAGAGTTATAATTTTTCAGATCCATATATAAAGGATGGAGTTGGATTACTTGTTAAGAAAAGCCTTGGTGCGTCTTCACTTAAAGATTTAGATGGAAAGACTATTGGAGTTGCTCAAAGTGCTACAACTAAAACTGCGCTTCAAAAAGAAGCAGAAAAGGAAGGAATAACTCTTAAGTTTTCTGAGCTTGGTGGATATCCTGAACTTAAGGCAGCATTAGATTCAGGCAGAATAGATTGTTTTGCAGTTGATGCATCTATTTTGAATGGTTATGTTGATGATTCAACAGTAATATTAAATGATAGATATGATCCTCAAGAATATGGTATTGCAACTAAAAAAGATAATACTGAACTTGCGAAGGAAGTAAATGAAGTTATAAATGACATGAAGAGTTCAGGTGAAATAGATAAATTAATTGCAAAGTGGGATATTAAGTAA
- a CDS encoding sensor histidine kinase — translation MNIKEYSISKLPYIIINLIIYSLFAAIMSIAKAPVVILFVVFIIWFLPLSIYIIIEFIMKKKFYDDIVGVSGKLDKKYLLPEVIKSPNYYEGKVIYEVLSDSNRDMHEHVNFYKNLQKEYREYIETWVHEVKTPISSAKLIVENSNINEKKSLEYELKKIEEYINQALYYSRSTDVKNDYIVKEFEIKNIIQEVIRNNRRDFISKKISVSIDNIYGTVVTDPKWVKFIINQIIINSIKYSKDKNGEVKIYTSKGKENIILNIEDNGIGISKNDLNRVFDKGFTGENGRVYGKSTGIGLYLCRKLCEKLGLGITLDSIAGKGTKVNIIFPIGGFMSFK, via the coding sequence ATGAATATAAAGGAATATTCTATTTCAAAGTTGCCATACATAATAATTAATCTAATAATATACTCTTTATTTGCGGCTATAATGAGCATAGCTAAAGCACCAGTTGTAATACTATTTGTAGTTTTTATTATTTGGTTTTTACCACTATCAATCTATATAATCATTGAGTTTATAATGAAAAAAAAATTCTATGATGATATTGTGGGAGTTAGTGGCAAATTAGATAAAAAGTATTTATTACCTGAGGTAATAAAAAGTCCAAATTATTATGAAGGAAAAGTTATTTATGAAGTGTTAAGCGATAGTAATAGGGATATGCATGAGCATGTTAACTTCTATAAAAATCTTCAAAAGGAGTATAGAGAGTACATAGAAACTTGGGTTCATGAGGTAAAAACACCAATATCATCTGCAAAATTAATTGTAGAAAACAGCAATATTAATGAAAAGAAATCATTGGAATATGAACTTAAGAAAATTGAAGAATATATAAATCAGGCTCTTTATTACTCGAGAAGTACAGATGTTAAGAATGATTATATTGTTAAAGAATTTGAAATAAAGAACATAATTCAGGAGGTTATTAGAAATAACAGGCGTGATTTTATTAGCAAAAAAATTTCAGTAAGTATTGATAATATTTATGGGACAGTGGTTACGGATCCAAAGTGGGTAAAGTTTATTATAAATCAGATTATTATTAATTCAATAAAATATAGTAAAGATAAAAATGGAGAAGTGAAAATTTACACAAGTAAAGGTAAAGAGAATATAATATTAAATATTGAAGATAATGGTATAGGTATTTCGAAAAATGATTTAAATAGAGTCTTTGATAAAGGTTTTACAGGGGAAAATGGAAGAGTATATGGGAAGTCCACAGGAATAGGATTGTATTTATGTAGAAAGCTATGTGAAAAGCTTGGACTTGGGATAACTCTAGATTCAATAGCTGGCAAAGGAACTAAAGTTAACATAATATTCCCTATTGGAGGATTCATGAGTTTTAAGTAA
- a CDS encoding amino acid ABC transporter ATP-binding protein, protein MIKLENIVKNFGDTHVLKNVNLNINEGEKLVVIGPSGSGKSTLIRCMNYLEEPTSGKVVIDEYDLSLKKDLAKVRQSTAMVFQQFNLYPHMTVLENLTLAPIKLQKVSKKEAEESGLKYLEKVGLKEKADAYPNQLSGGQQQRVAIARALNMHPKIMLFDEPTSALDPEMIQEVLDVLIGLSKENITMVVVTHEMGFAKQVADRIVFMDGGQIIEEAHPEEFFSNPKNDRAKAFLNKIIR, encoded by the coding sequence ATGATTAAATTAGAGAATATAGTCAAGAACTTTGGAGATACTCATGTTTTGAAAAATGTGAATTTAAATATAAATGAAGGTGAAAAATTGGTCGTAATAGGGCCGAGTGGATCAGGAAAATCTACTTTGATTAGATGCATGAATTATCTTGAGGAGCCGACATCTGGGAAAGTAGTCATAGACGAATATGATTTAAGTCTGAAAAAAGATTTAGCTAAAGTTAGACAATCTACTGCAATGGTTTTTCAACAGTTTAACTTATATCCACATATGACAGTGCTTGAGAATCTTACTTTAGCACCAATAAAACTTCAAAAGGTAAGTAAAAAAGAAGCAGAGGAATCTGGATTGAAGTATTTAGAAAAAGTGGGATTAAAGGAAAAGGCCGATGCTTACCCTAATCAATTATCAGGAGGACAACAGCAAAGGGTAGCGATAGCAAGAGCACTTAATATGCATCCTAAAATAATGTTATTTGACGAACCAACATCGGCGTTAGATCCTGAAATGATACAAGAGGTATTGGACGTACTAATAGGATTATCTAAGGAAAATATAACAATGGTTGTAGTAACTCATGAAATGGGTTTTGCAAAGCAAGTTGCGGATAGAATTGTATTCATGGATGGAGGACAGATTATTGAAGAGGCTCATCCGGAAGAATTTTTTTCAAATCCTAAGAATGATAGGGCCAAAGCGTTCTTAAATAAAATTATAAGATAA
- a CDS encoding amino acid ABC transporter permease, which produces MSSVFNQANMMFLLQGMKLTLIIAIISIVLSMFFGIILAISRNFSKGIVGRIATIYIETFRNTPNLLWILSIRFLVPIKPMYSGILSFTLFTSAVTAEIFRGGMNSVSIGQYEAAYSQGFTKFQTLRYIILPQSFRRCIPTVLSQSITVIKDTSFLWAVGIEEFTGKGMILMGSFVSSSQIFLLFGAIAATYFIINFTISCCVRTIKTEY; this is translated from the coding sequence ATGTCAAGTGTATTTAATCAAGCAAATATGATGTTTCTTTTACAAGGAATGAAATTAACCCTAATTATAGCCATTATATCAATTGTATTGAGTATGTTTTTTGGAATAATTCTTGCCATATCAAGAAATTTCTCTAAGGGAATTGTGGGGAGAATTGCAACAATATATATAGAGACATTTAGAAATACACCTAATTTACTATGGATATTATCTATTAGATTTTTGGTTCCAATAAAACCGATGTATTCAGGAATCTTATCTTTTACTTTATTTACTTCGGCGGTTACGGCAGAAATATTTAGAGGAGGAATGAATTCTGTAAGTATAGGTCAATATGAGGCAGCATATTCTCAAGGTTTTACTAAGTTTCAAACATTACGATATATAATACTACCTCAAAGCTTTAGGCGCTGCATTCCAACAGTTCTATCACAATCAATTACTGTAATAAAAGATACATCTTTTCTATGGGCTGTTGGTATAGAAGAATTTACAGGCAAAGGTATGATTCTTATGGGAAGTTTTGTTTCATCATCTCAGATATTTTTATTGTTTGGAGCTATAGCTGCAACATATTTCATAATAAATTTTACAATATCGTGTTGCGTTAGAACAATTAAAACAGAGTACTAG
- a CDS encoding response regulator, with amino-acid sequence METTFVIIDDDMAVCKILEQAIKKNNFGKVLSILTTGKDAKDQIMKLKPDIVLIDLLLPEVDGIEIVKRTFNSGYTGKIIMLSQVEEGKMISNAYKSGILFYINKPINMIETISIINNAKKQIELEKSISMIKSVVFEGNIEKDKKVENEAEIYSQEEKLLRIFSDINIIGTAGIEELKLVILNIINKKKMNPSKPYQLKEIYMDVARVLYGDSLAAINCRSMEQRIRRTIMKAMDSIASLGSEDSDNSIYREYSASLFEIKQVKQEIKHLKNPIYSQGKINTKKFIEGILIKILG; translated from the coding sequence ATGGAAACAACGTTTGTTATTATTGATGATGATATGGCAGTATGTAAAATATTAGAGCAAGCAATTAAAAAAAATAACTTTGGAAAAGTATTATCCATTTTAACGACAGGAAAAGATGCCAAAGATCAAATAATGAAATTAAAACCTGATATCGTATTAATTGATTTGCTACTACCAGAAGTAGATGGAATTGAAATTGTGAAAAGGACATTTAACAGTGGATATACTGGTAAGATCATAATGTTATCCCAGGTTGAAGAAGGAAAAATGATTTCAAATGCTTACAAAAGCGGAATACTTTTCTATATTAACAAGCCAATTAATATGATTGAAACAATTAGCATTATTAATAATGCTAAAAAACAGATTGAATTAGAAAAATCTATATCAATGATTAAAAGTGTAGTTTTTGAGGGCAATATTGAGAAAGATAAAAAAGTTGAGAATGAAGCGGAAATTTATTCTCAGGAAGAAAAGCTATTGCGCATATTTTCTGATATTAACATTATTGGCACCGCAGGAATAGAAGAATTAAAACTCGTAATACTGAATATCATTAATAAAAAGAAAATGAATCCATCTAAACCTTATCAGCTAAAAGAGATTTATATGGATGTGGCACGAGTTCTATATGGAGATTCATTAGCAGCTATTAATTGCAGATCTATGGAGCAACGTATAAGAAGAACTATTATGAAGGCTATGGATTCAATAGCTAGTTTGGGAAGTGAAGATAGCGATAATAGCATATATAGAGAATATTCAGCATCACTTTTTGAGATAAAGCAGGTTAAACAGGAAATCAAGCATTTAAAAAATCCAATATACAGTCAAGGAAAAATAAATACAAAAAAATTTATTGAGGGTATATTAATAAAAATTCTAGGTTAA
- a CDS encoding helix-turn-helix domain-containing protein: MNLNNIIAGNLKRLRNERQLSLSKLSDICGVSKVMLGQIERGESNPTINTIWKIAGGLRVPYTSLIDEPIKNDILIKKEDSKHQESPDNKYRVYCYFASNSNRNFELFTVELDGNSTYESNSHGEKTQEYIIVYDGELSLNVDNITYILTPGDSIVFDSSKPHSYTNLTNSMIRMTIINYYVI; the protein is encoded by the coding sequence ATGAATTTAAATAATATTATTGCTGGGAATTTGAAAAGATTAAGAAATGAAAGACAATTAAGCTTAAGCAAACTTTCTGATATTTGCGGTGTCAGTAAAGTAATGCTAGGGCAAATCGAACGTGGTGAATCTAATCCAACTATTAATACAATATGGAAGATTGCTGGTGGACTTAGGGTTCCATATACATCCCTTATTGATGAGCCAATAAAAAATGATATTTTAATAAAAAAAGAAGATTCTAAGCACCAAGAATCTCCTGATAATAAATATAGAGTTTATTGCTATTTTGCAAGCAATTCAAATAGGAATTTTGAACTTTTTACTGTAGAACTAGATGGCAATAGCACATATGAATCCAATTCCCATGGCGAAAAGACTCAAGAATATATAATAGTTTATGATGGTGAGTTATCTTTAAATGTGGATAATATAACTTATATCCTAACTCCTGGTGATTCCATAGTGTTTGATTCATCCAAGCCACATTCATATACAAACTTGACTAATAGCATGATAAGAATGACTATAATTAACTATTACGTTATATAA
- a CDS encoding AzlC family ABC transporter permease, giving the protein MELGKIPNDSLEIKNKNNSYYFIQGVKDCIPTIFGYISLGLACGILSKSCGLTVWEAMGMSAFIYGGSSQFIASSMILSSSPIPSIIFTIFFVNFRHLFMSASVAPYFKENSVLKNFFIGMLLTDETFVVASAEGLRNKKINNLWITGLNITAYINWILATGIGVLIGGFIPDYKALGLDFALTAMFIGLLISSVKGNVKIRKALIIIIVSSIVLIVSAIYVSTSIGVIISAIAGALIGVVIKE; this is encoded by the coding sequence ATGGAATTGGGGAAAATACCAAATGATTCTTTAGAAATAAAGAATAAAAACAACTCGTATTATTTTATTCAGGGAGTGAAAGACTGTATTCCAACTATATTTGGGTACATAAGTTTAGGGCTTGCATGTGGAATTTTGAGTAAATCTTGTGGTTTGACAGTTTGGGAAGCAATGGGGATGAGTGCTTTTATATATGGAGGATCATCGCAATTTATAGCTTCGAGTATGATTTTATCATCGTCACCAATACCCAGCATAATATTTACTATTTTCTTTGTTAACTTTAGACATTTGTTTATGAGTGCGTCAGTAGCTCCATATTTCAAAGAGAATTCAGTCTTAAAAAACTTTTTTATAGGGATGCTTTTAACAGATGAAACTTTTGTAGTTGCATCAGCAGAGGGGTTGAGGAATAAGAAAATTAATAATTTATGGATTACGGGTTTAAACATTACTGCATATATAAATTGGATTCTTGCAACAGGAATTGGCGTTCTTATTGGTGGTTTTATTCCAGATTATAAGGCTTTAGGGTTAGACTTTGCATTAACAGCCATGTTTATAGGATTGCTAATTTCATCTGTAAAAGGAAATGTAAAGATAAGAAAAGCTTTAATAATTATTATTGTATCTTCCATAGTGTTAATAGTAAGTGCAATATATGTATCTACTAGTATTGGCGTTATTATATCAGCAATTGCTGGTGCTTTAATTGGGGTGGTGATTAAAGAATGA
- a CDS encoding ABC transporter ATP-binding protein produces MENILNIQNVEKYYGNKDNVTKALDNISFRVEKGEFVGIMGPSGSGKTTLLNCISTIDKVTTGSIMIDGEDITRLKSKKLERFRRDKLGFIFQDFNLLDTLTAYENIALALTIAGKKGREVDELVRNSAKSLGILEVLDKYPYQMSGGQKQRVASARAIVNNPKLILADEPTGALDSKSAKLLLNSIETLNKELEATILMVTHDAFTASYAHRILFIKDGNIFNELVRGEDSRKDFFNKIIDIVTLLGGDSKDVF; encoded by the coding sequence ATGGAGAACATTTTAAACATTCAAAATGTAGAAAAATATTATGGAAATAAAGATAATGTCACAAAGGCACTTGATAATATAAGTTTCAGAGTAGAAAAAGGTGAATTTGTTGGTATAATGGGGCCTTCAGGTAGTGGGAAGACTACGCTTTTGAATTGTATATCTACAATAGATAAAGTGACTACCGGATCAATTATGATTGATGGAGAAGATATTACAAGGCTTAAAAGTAAGAAACTTGAAAGATTCAGAAGAGATAAATTAGGATTTATTTTTCAGGATTTTAATTTACTAGATACATTAACAGCCTATGAAAATATTGCATTAGCATTGACTATTGCAGGAAAGAAAGGTAGGGAAGTCGATGAATTAGTAAGGAATTCAGCTAAAAGCTTGGGAATACTCGAAGTATTAGATAAATATCCTTATCAAATGTCTGGAGGCCAAAAGCAGAGAGTAGCATCAGCAAGGGCAATAGTTAATAATCCAAAACTTATTTTGGCAGATGAACCTACAGGGGCTTTGGATTCTAAGTCAGCTAAATTACTTTTAAATTCTATTGAAACATTAAATAAAGAATTAGAAGCAACAATTTTGATGGTTACACATGATGCGTTTACGGCAAGTTATGCACATAGGATATTATTCATAAAGGATGGAAATATATTTAATGAATTGGTAAGAGGCGAGGATTCAAGAAAAGATTTCTTTAACAAGATAATAGATATTGTTACACTACTTGGAGGTGATTCAAAAGATGTATTCTAG